In Bactrocera oleae isolate idBacOlea1 chromosome 5, idBacOlea1, whole genome shotgun sequence, a genomic segment contains:
- the LOC106620557 gene encoding putative gustatory receptor 39b, translating to MEQQLRAWLRCSLVFGLYMSPASSTQYTNNKSAALSKRLTWLERKQILQQQRLKEIYLHLLFVGLCVTYVKALATRKPIPGVASLAACTLIFSLQALSSIVIVAEGLWRQQQHEAFLRLLHEIEFSLKLRLRGDITLDCWASRVRWHLKYLLWLSLICFVVAVYHFMQLQHLGYYWHAIWYNIIIRLRIIQLCIYVCVLRNYLECLCMKLQQLVAYRTAPSQQLLDINYEKMQTLAYLLAIKDIYDLLYKTFELLNEFAGWSLFVIITCYILDYGCALYFSLLSYEGFLESSAYYVPAFWWLVPMTATIWHICYLCHDCTQLDRLLAARLRRLIIMSSSRSVRSYRTLLQRFSTQLELQYIVVTGRNFFILDLRLIMAILATVASYLVVLIQFLYI from the exons ATGGAGCAGCAATTGCGCGCCTGGCTACGCTGTTCGCTCGTCTTCGGGCTCTATATGAGTCCAGCATCGAGTACGCAGTACACAAACAACAAATCAGCCGCGCTCAGCAAGCGTCTGACATGGCTTGAGCGCAAACAAATCTTACAGCAACAACGTTTGAAAGAAATTTACCTACACCTGCTATTTGTTGGACTCTGCGTAACCTATGTGAAAGCACTCGCTACCCGTAAGCCCATACCGGGTGTGGCCAGTCTGGCAGCGTGCACTTTGATCTTTAGCCTACAAGCGCTGTCGAGTATAGTCATTGTAGCAGAGGGTCTATGGCGTCAACAGCAGCATGAAGCATTCTTGAGACTGCTGCACGAAATCGAGTTCTCACTAAAGCTACGGCTGCGAGGGGACATTACATTGGATTGTTGGGCGTCGCGTGTGCGTTGGCACTTGAAATATCTGCTTTGGCTATCGCTCATCTGCTTCGTAGTTGCGGTGTATCATTTTATGCAATTACAACATTTGGGGTACTATTGGCACGCCATTTGGTATAACATTATCATTCGTTTACGTATCATAcagttatgtatttatgtgtgtgtattgcgAAATTATTTGGAGTGCCTTTGCATGAAATTGCAACAGCTTGTTGCATACCGTACAGCGCCAAGCCAACAACTGTTGGATATTAACTACGAAAAAATGCAAACGTTGGCATATCTGTTGGCCATTAAGGATATCTACGACTTACTCTACAAGACATTTGAGTTGCTCAATGAATTTGCCGGCTGGTCACTCTTCGTCATAATAACCTGTTATATCTTGGACTATGGTTGTGCGCTCTATTTTTCGCTGCTAAGCTATGAAGGGTTTCTGGAAAGTTCCGCCTACTATGTGCCAGCTTTTTGGTGGCTGGTGCCAATGACCGCTACCATCTGGCATATTTGTTATCTATGCCATGATTGCACGCAACTG gatcGCTTGTTAGCCGCTAGGTTGCGTCGTCTAATAATTATGAGTTCTTCGCGGTCCGTGCGCTCTTATCGCACTTTATTGCAGCGATTCTCCACCCAGCTAGAGCTGCAGTACATTGTAGTGACCGGTAGGAATTTCTTTATATTAGACTTGCGTTTAATAATGGCG ATATTAGCAACTGTGGCCTCATATCTGGTGgtgttaatacaatttttatatatttag
- the LOC106620558 gene encoding putative gustatory receptor 39b yields the protein MEHELRHWLRLCMFFGIYLRQSTPKFAVARSMLTLRTESYSCRRSSNSDKRRLLTPSHCYLCLIALTLCALYVHGLHHCGGLPTLILTWVASVVLFSMQVFTNLLILVETIRRRAQHAAFLQTLTAIEDALKLRLHVNVHKPALLHEMRCLISCCAVCSLVGLLFFIISTHWLNYIGFFWHGLWSILTMRVRIIQLLLYVRILQHYLECLYAKLRQIVAYRLAPQQQLLDINYVRLASLESLLAIKEIYTLIYGAFHLLNYFAGWSLFGIVNCYMFDVSCNVYWTLLSLSGYQNRRNYYVAGPLVLVPLLGIARRIAFLLNKLKIVCNTQSLVPYRLVLQQLSVQIKLQQIEVTAQHFFVLELRLLMTIFSVTSTHLVILVQFLYLELELLGLP from the exons ATGGAACACGAACTGCGACACTGGCTGCGCTTGTGCATGTTCTTCGGTATTTATCTGCGACAATCTACACCAAAGTTTGCTGTGGCGAGAAGCATGCTTACTCTGCGAACAGAATCTTACAGCTGCCGACGCAGCTCCAACAGCGACAAGCGGCGTTTGCTCACGCCTTCGCATTGCTACCTCTGCCTGATAGCTCTGACGCTCTGCGCGCTCTACGTGCACGGCCTACACCACTGTGGCGGTCTGCCAACGCTGATACTTACATGGGTGGCCAGCGTCGTACTCTTCAGCATGCAAGTGTTCACCAATCTGCTGATACTTGTGGAAACCATTCGCCGACGCGCGCAACATGCCGCCTTTCTGCAAACGCTCACGGCGATTGAAGATGCGCTCAAGCTACGTTTGCATGTGAATGTGCATAAGCCGGCGTTGTTGCACGAAATGCGCTGTCTGATCAGCTGCTGTGCGGTGTGCTCACTCGTGGGTCTGCTGTTTTTCATAATCAGCACACATTGGTTGAACTACATTGGCTTCTTCTGGCATGGACTCTGGTCCATACTGACAATGCGTGTACGTATCATTCAATTATTGTTGTACGTGCGTATCTTGCAACACTATCTCGAGTGTCTCTACGCGAAGTTGCGTCAAATTGTAGCCTACCGTTTGGCGCCACAGCAGCAACTGCTCGATATCAACTATGTCAGACTGGCGTCGTTGGAATCGCTACTGGCCATCAAAGAGATTTACACGCTCATTTACGGTGCGTTTCATTTGCTCAACTACTTTGCCGGCTGGTCGCTCTTTGGCATTGTCAACTGTTATATGTTTGATGTAAGCTGCAATGTATATTGGACGCTGCTAAGTTTGAGTGGCTATCAGAATAGGCGTAACTATTATGTGGCGGGACCTCTGGTGTTGGTGCCGTTGCTTGGAATC GCGCGACGCATTGCTTTCCTACTGAACAAGCTGAAAATTGTGTGTAACACGCAGTCGCTGGTGCCATATCGACTGGTCTTGCAACAACTTTCCGTACaaataaaactacaacaaaTCGAAGTAACGGCACAACACTTCTTTGTCTTGGAACTGCGCCTATTGATGACC ATTTTCTCTGTGACTTCAACACATTTGGTAATACTGGTGCAATTTCTTTACCTGGAGTTGGAATTGCTGGGCTTACCCTAA
- the LOC118679952 gene encoding putative gustatory receptor 39b, whose translation MEQQFRAWLRYSIVFGLYISPTAFISNKSAQAASLSPTLSNHGFTCSLQRLKKLYLYVLLPWLCVLYLNGLASRKPVPGTMLSWTVATVFFSSQALSTILIAAEGIWRQQQHETFLRLLHEIEFSLRLRLRQDIKLELFLPRVRQLLRFQLWFSAICVLIFVYNFIKLQYIGYFWYSFWFAIVMRLRLIQLLIYVCVLRHYMRCLCLKLQQLVAYRTAPSQQLLDVNYEKLQTLAYLLAIKDIYDLLYKAFELLNEFAGWSLFSIIFCYMLDYGCPLYWALLSWEGYLERRNYYVACFWWLLPMTIIIWNLCYLCYNCKQLDRLIASMLCRIIVASSSQCMCPYRILLQQFSTQLQLQSIEVTARNFFTLNIRLIMSICTSIATYLVIVIQFLNI comes from the exons ATGGAGCAGCAATTCCGCGCTTGGCTGCGTTACTCAATCGTCTTCGGCTTATATATTAGCCCAACGGCATTCATTAGCAATAAATCAGCGCAGGCAGCAAGCCTCTCACCAACGCTGTCAAACCACGGATTTACATGTTCATTGCAACGTTTAAAAAAGCTCTACCTCTACGTGCTGCTACCGTGGCTCTGTGTGCTCTACTTGAATGGACTGGCTTCGCGCAAACCCGTACCGGGCACCATGCTCAGCTGGACGGTGGCGACGGTGTTCTTTAGTTCACAAGCGCTCTCGACTATACTCATCGCGGCCGAAGGTATCTGGCGTCAACAGCAGCATGAGACATTCTTGCGGTTGCTACACGAAATCGAGTTCTCACTGCGGCTGCGGCTCAGACAGGACATTAAATTAGAGCTATTTCTGCCACGTGTGCGTCAGCTGTTAAGATTTCAGCTTTGGTTTTCTGCTATTTGTGTGCTAATATTcgtgtataattttattaaattacaatatatcGGCTACTTTTGGTATTCCTTTTGGTTTGCGATCGTTATGCGCTTACGCTTGATACAGCTGCTGATCTATGTATGCGTTCTGCGCCATTATATGCGGTGTCTTTGCTTAAAATTGCAACAGCTTGTTGCCTACCGTACGGCGCCAAGCCAACAGCTGTTGGATGTTAACTACGAAAAACTGCAAACGTTGGCATACCTATTAGCCATTAAGGATATCTACGACTTACTCTACAAGGCATTTGAGCTGCTCAATGAGTTCGCTGGCTGGTCGctatttagcattattttctgTTATATGCTGGACTATGGTTGTCCGCTCTACTGGGCGCTGCTCAGCTGGGAGGGCTATCTTGAACGTCGCAACTATTATGTCGCGTGCTTTTGGTGGCTGCTGCCAATGACCATTATCATCTGGAATCTGTGTTATTTGTGCTATAATTGCAAGCAATTG GATCGCTTGATAGCAAGCATGCTGTGCCGCATAATTGTTGCGAGTTCCTCGCAGTGCATGTGCCCTTATCGCATATTACTCCAACAATTCTCTACACAACTGCAACTGCAGAGTATCGAGGTGACcgcaagaaatttttttacactgAATATACGCTTGATTATGTCG ATTTGTACGTCCATAGCGACTTATTTGGTGATTGTGAttcaatttttgaatatttaa
- the LOC138857569 gene encoding putative gustatory receptor 39b: MEQQLRMWLRYGILQGIYLSEIESGTTVQTQRMASKHQVWISAPKKLTRKALLQRVHMCFLLCALSALYIHGLNWLGYVPGLMLTWVSATVIFTTQICTNCLIVMEALWKQPEHEAFLLLLDEIEVSLKLRLRQDVQPLLLCKIVRTNLIFLLALSLVSITLFIVTSLWLNYVGYFWHGLWSIITMRLRIIQLVIYMRILRHYLECLCTKLRQIEAYRTAPTQQLLDINYEKLASLEYLLAIKEIYMLLHKAFQLLNSFAGWSLFSIIACYIFDFTCNLYWTLLSLDGFVRRRYYYIAGPAAMLPLIALISHLCYLCDNCTKLGRTVAHLLSKIIIMSPKSTHSSYRLLLYQLSAQLHLQRIEVTAKHLFVLEIRFLMTISTAVAMNLVILIQFLNS; encoded by the exons ATGGAACAGCAACTACGTATGTGGCTGCGTTACGGCATACTGCAGGGCATTTATTTGAGTGAAATAGAAAGCGGAACAACGGTACAAACACAACGAATGGCAAGCAAGCACCAAGTATGGATTAGTGCACCGAAAAAGCTCACCCGAAAGGCGCTGTTACAGCGCGTGCATATGTGTTTTTTGCTCTGCGCTCTCAGCGCGCTCTACATACACGGCCTAAATTGGCTCGGCTATGTGCCGGGGCTGATGCTCACCTGGGTATCGGCTACGGTAATCTTCACCACGCAAATATGTACGAATTGCCTCATCGTAATGGAGGCGCTGTGGAAGCAGCCAGAGCACGAGGCTTTCCTTCTGCTCTTGGATGAGATTGAGGTGTCTTTGAAATTGCGCTTGCGACAGGATGTGCAACCATTGTTATTGTGTAAAATTGTgcgtacaaatttaatttttctgctcGCATTGTCGCTGGTATCCATAACGCTCTTCATTGTTACCTCACTTTGGTTGAATTACGTTGGTTACTTTTGGCATGGACTTTGGTCCATAATAACCATGCGCTTACGCATAATACAGCTGGTCATCTACATGCGCATCTTGCGGCACTATCTCGAGTGTCTATGCACGAAATTGCGTCAAATAGAAGCCTACCGTACGGCGCCGACGCAGCAACTGCTGGATATCAACTACGAGAAGCTGGCTTCGCTCGAGTACCTGCTGGCCATCAAGGAGATCTACATGCTGCTGCATAAGGCATTTCAGCTGCTAAACAGCTTTGCCGGCTGGTCGCTTTTTAGCATCATCGCCTGCTATATATTTGACTTCACTTGCAATCTATACTGGACTCTACTGAGCTTGGATGGTTTCGTCAGGCGTCGTTATTACTACATAGCTGGGCCGGCAGCCATGTTGCCGCTAATCGCGCTCATTAGTCACTTGTGTTATTTATGTGATAATTGCACGAAATTA ggtcGCACGGTGGCGCATTTACTGAGCAAGATAATTATAATGAGTCCCAAAAGCACACACAGCTCATATCGACTCTTGTTATATCAACTTTCCGCGCAATTACATCTACAACGCATTGAGGTGACAGCGaagcatttatttgttttggaaaTACGCTTTTTAATGACG ATCTCTACGGCAGTAGCAATGAATTTGGTGATActgatacaatttttaaattcctaA
- the LOC138857599 gene encoding putative gustatory receptor 39b yields MSPNVKTFYASNRPAAASRRLAWLGRKQILQIQRMKAICLYVQLGGICAVFVKGLVALKPIPGMASEAVSTLLFGLQASTSIVIVAEGLWRQQQHEEFLRLLHEIEFSLKLRLREDIKLDCWASRARWHLKYLLWLSLICFVVALYHFKQLQHLAYYWHGLWYNIIIRLRIIQLCVYVCVLRNYMECLCLKLQQLVAYRTAPSLQLLDINYEKMQTLAYLLAIKDIYDLLYKAFELLNEFAGWSLCAIITCYILDFGCMSYWVLLSYKGFLESSTYYVAGFWWLVPMTAMIWHICYLCYKCTQLVSTKNRHNLFIQLICKHTFRIVY; encoded by the coding sequence ATGAGTCCAAATGTGAAAACATTTTACGCAAGCAACAGACCTGCCGCGGCCAGCAGGCGTCTGGCATGGCTTGGACGCAAGCAAATCTTACAAATCCAACGTATGAAGGCAATTTGTCTGTACGTACAACTAGGCGGAATTTGTGCAGTCTTCGTGAAAGGGCTTGTAGCACTAAAACCTATACCGGGCATGGCCAGTGAAGCAGTGAGTACTCTGCTCTTCGGCTTACAAGCGTCAACGAGTATAGTCATTGTAGCAGAGGGCTTATGGCGTCAACAGCAGCATGAAGAATTCTTGAGACTGCTGCACGAGATTGAATTCTCACTGAAGTTACGGCTGCGTGAGGACATTAAATTGGATTGTTGGGCGTCGCGTGCGCGTTGGCATTTGAAATATCTGCTTTGGCTATCGCTCATCTGCTTCGTAGTTGCTTTGTATCATTTTAAGCAACTACAACATTTGGCCTACTATTGGCACGGTCTTTGGTATAACATTATCATTCGTTTACGTATCATACAgttatgtgtttatgtgtgtgtattgcgAAATTATATGGAGTGTCTTTGTTTGAAATTGCAACAGCTTGTTGCATACCGTACGGCGCCAAGCCTACAGCTGTTGGATATTAACTACGAAAAAATGCAAACGTTGGCATATCTGTTGGCCATTAAGGATATCTACGACTTACTCTATAAGGCATTTGAGTTGCTCAATGAATTCGCTGGCTGGTCACTCTGTGCTATAATAACGTGTTATATTTTGGACTTTGGTTGTATGTCTTACTGGGTACTACTAAGCTATAAGGGCTTTCTGGAGAGTTCCACCTACTATGTGGCCGGTTTTTGGTGGCTAGTACCCATGACCGCTATGATCTGGCATATTTGTTATCTGTGCTATAAATGTACGCAACTGGTAAGCACAAAAAATCGTCATAATCTCTTTATTCAACTCATTTGTAAGCATACTTTCAGGATCGTTTATTAG
- the LOC106620559 gene encoding putative gustatory receptor 39b: protein MEQQLHVWFRYASALGIQTGSAHSPQNQQTTELYSARTKRRSAFSQTTKALFARLQRGYGYALLLWVFAVYINGLYCRRRIPSAMLTWLVATILFTVQAITNVLIIAETLWKQQEHEAFLLLLQRIAFAFKLRLRQPIEQQQFVLNLRRHLCYLLTISLMGLWLFLLTTFWLQYIGYFWYGLWFIITMRVRIIQLLIYLRVLRHYMRCLCKQLCQIVAYHTAPNSQMLDYNCAKLLTLEYLLAVKDIYALLYEAFHLLNEFAGWSLCSIITCCMLDISCNIYWSQLSLDGNASRRYYYIASVWWLCPMIAIVWHICQLSDACKQLDRLIANFLSKIIINSSLRSLRSYRLCLQQFTMQLQLLPIKVSAKGFFILDMPLLMSIFIAISAYLVILRQFVNF, encoded by the exons ATGGAGCAACAGCTACATGTTTGGTTTCGCTACGCTTCAGCTCTAGGCATTCAAACGGGAAGTGCGCACTCGCCGCAAAACCAACAAACCACTGAACTCTACAGTGCGCGCACGAAGCGGAGAAGCGCATTTTCTCAGACTACTAAAGCGCTCTTCGCTCGTCTTCAACGCGGCTACGGTTATGCCTTGCTGCTTTGGGTGTTTGCCGTTTATATAAATGGCTTGTATTGCCGACGACGCATACCCAGCGCTATGCTGACCTGGTTGGTAGCGACCATACTCTTCACCGTACAAGCCATCACAAATGTGCTCATCATCGCTGAGACGCTGTGGAAGCAGCAAGAACACGAGGCCTTTCTGCTGTTACTTCAGCGCATTGCGTTCGCCTTCAAGCTCCGGCTGCGACAGCCTATCGAACAACAGCAATTTGTGTTGAATTTGCGGCGCCATCTATGCTATTTGCTGACAATATCGTTGATGGGTCTCTGGCTCTTTTTGTTAACCACATTCTGGCTGCAATACATCGGCTATTTCTGGTATGGCTTGTGGTTCATAATCACTATGCGTGTACGCATCATACAACTGCTGATTTATCTACGCGTGCTGCGGCATTATATGCGCTGTCTCTGCAAGCAACTGTGTCAAATTGTAGCATACCACACGGCGCCGAACAGTCAAATGCTGGATTACAATTGTGCGAAATTGTTAACGCTCGAATATTTGCTGGCTGTCAAGGATATCTATGCGCTGCTCTATGAAGCGTTTCACTTACTAAATGAGTTCGCCGGCTGGTCGCTATGCAGCATTATAACGTGCTGTATGTTGGACATTTCTTGCAATATATACTGGTCTCAATTGAGTTTGGACGGCAATGCTAGCCGGCGTTATTACTATATAGCGAGCGTATGGTGGCTTTGTCCCATGATTGCGATAGTTTGGCATATCTGTCAGTTGAGTGATGCCTGCAAGCAGTTG GATCGCTTAATAGcaaattttttaagcaaaataattataaacagTTCTTTGCGATCATTGCGCAGTTATCGCCTATGCTTGCAACAGTTTACCATGCAACTGCAACTGCTACCTATAAAGGTGTCCGCGAAGGGGTTTTTCATTTTAGATATGCCGTTACTCATGTCG ATTTTCATTGCGATATCTGCCTATCTGGTGATATTAAGACAATTTGTGAACTTCTga
- the LOC106620561 gene encoding putative gustatory receptor 39b: MEERLRLWLRGCAVFGIYVIPLKEYNTAPDWQRLSRMKNSRQLAWAEEKATSPIYLLQRLYLAALAVIVCVLYLHGLYAREIEHGFVLTWLAATLVYTSQVLTHLSIFMAALWKRDQHESFLQLLQQIEVSLKLRLKCNTRQRALRHSLRLLLLSLVLLSVVGLCVFTTVSVWLNDIGYYWHAAWTIVTLRVRILQLLIYARILRHYLECVCVKLRQVVACRTSPASQLLDINYEKLESLEFLLAIKDNYALIFKAVQLLNDFAGWSLFGIISGYMLDFTCHVYWSLLGLDGYGSPYTYIVGMPAVLPFSVIVCHLCYVCGNCKQLGVVITDLVSKLATMRSTPALKRYSGVVYQFSTQLQLQRIEVTAQHFFVLDLRLIMSISTAIATNLVILIQFLKAEKSEISGA; encoded by the exons ATGGAAGAGCGTTTGCGTCTTTGGCTACGCGGATGCGCTGTGTTTGGCATCTACGTGATTCCCCTAAAGGAATACAATACAGCGCCGGACTGGCAACGACTGTCACGAATGAAGAATAGTAGGCAATTGGCTTGGGCTGAAGAGAAGGCTACGAGCCCGATTTATTTGCTGCAGCGTCTGTATTTGGCGGCGCTCGCTGTAATCGTTTGTGTGCTCTACTTACATGGCTTGTACGCGCGTGAGATTGAGCACGGGTTCGTGCTCACTTGGTTGGCCGCGACTTTGGTCTACACATCCCAGGTGTTAACACATCTATCCATCTTCATGGCGGCGCTGTGGAAGCGCGATCAGCATGAGTCATTTCTACAGTTGTTGCAGCAAATCGAAGTGTCGCTGAAGTTGCGTTTGAAATGCAATACACGACAGAGGGCGCTGCGGCACAGTTTACGTCTGTTGCTCTTGTCTTTGGTACTATTGTCGGTGGTGGGACTTTGCGTATTCACCACTGTCTCGGTGTGGCTTAACGATATTGGTTATTACTGGCATGCCGCTTGGACCATTGTTACGTTACGCGTACGCATACTACAACTGTTGATTTACGCGCGCATCTTGCGCCACTATTTGGAATGTGTGTGCGTCAAGCTGCGACAGGTAGTCGCTTGCCGCACATCGCCCGCCAGCCAGCTGTTGGATATTAACTATGAAAAGCTCGAGTCTTTGGAGTTTCTGCTGGCCATTAAAGATAATTATGCGCTGATCTTCAAAGCTGTGCAGCTTTTGAACGACTTTGCCGGCTGGTCACTCTTTGGCATCATTTCGGGTTACATGCTAGATTTCACATGTCACGTCTATTGGTCGTTGCTGGGCTTGGATGGTTATGGTTCGCCTTACACTTATATAGTAGGCATGCCGGCGGTTTTGCCATTTAGCGTGATAGTTTGTCATCTGTGCTATGTTTGTGGCAATTGCAAACAGTTG GGTGTCGTCATAACAGATTTGGTAAGCAAACTGGCTACTATGAGATCAACGCCGGCGCTGAAACGCTACAGCGGTGTAGTGTACCAGTTCTCCACACAATTACAGCTGCAACGTATCGAGGTGACCGCTCAGCATTTCTTTGTATTGGACTTGCGCTTAATTATGTCG ATTTCCACAGCGATTGCAACGAATCTTGTGAtacttatacaatttttaaaagcgGAGAAATCAGAGATCTCTGGAGCCTAA